Proteins from a single region of Chrysemys picta bellii isolate R12L10 chromosome 9, ASM1138683v2, whole genome shotgun sequence:
- the YIPF6 gene encoding protein YIPF6 isoform X2, with protein MDTRANDAISTRAARADEAVNPSPRRISRSRDSGAKMAEAEESRAGGAAKPLFAGLSDVSISEDIPVEGEITVPVGSHSPDEDYSTLDEPMRDLKAVGKKFVHVMYPKKSSALLRDWDLWGPLVLCVSLALMLQGGSADSKEDGGPQFAEVFVIIWFGAVVITLNSKLLGGTISFFQSLCVLGYCVLPLTVAMLVCRLVLLASSGTVSFIVRLVVVMAMFGWSTLASTAFLADSQPPNRKALVVYPIFLFYFVISWMILTFTPQ; from the exons ATGGATACTCGGGCGAATGACGCAATCTCCACGCGCGCTGCGCGGGCCGATGAGGCGGTGAATCCGTCTCCACGTCGCATCAGCCGCAGCCGGGATAGCGGGGCCAAGATGGCGGAGGCAgaagagagcagggctgggggagccgcGAAACCGCTG TTTGCAGGTCTCTCAGATGTGTCAATATCAGAAGATATTCCAGTGGAAGGGGAGATCACAGTTCCTGTTGGATCTCACTCTCCTGATGAAGACTACTCCACATTGGATGAACCA ATGCGAGATCTAAAGGCAGTTGGAAAGAAATTTGTGCATGTCATGTATCCCAAAAAGAGCAGCGCGCTCCTCAGAGACT GGGATCTTTGGGGTCCTTTGGTGCTGTGTGTGTCACTTGCATT GATGCTTCAGGGAGGGTCAGCAGACAGTAAAGAAGATGGGGGTCCCCAGTTTGCCGAGGTCTTTGTTATCATCTGGTTTGGAGCAGTTGTCATTACACTAAACTCAAAACTGCTTGGAGGAACCAT ATCTTTTTTTCAGAGCCTTTGTGTCCTGGGTTACTGtgtcctgcctctgacagtggctatGCTCGTGTGCAGGCTGGTACTACTAGCAAGCTCGGGGACTGTCAGCTTCATTGTGCGACTTGTTGTAGTGATGGCTATGTTTGGCTGGTCAACCCTAG CATCCACAGCCTTTCTGGCAGACAGCCAGCCTCCAAATCGCAAAGCTCTTGTTGTTTATCCCATCTTCCTCTTCTACTTTGTTATCAGCTGGATGATTCTCACCTTTACACCTCAGTGA
- the YIPF6 gene encoding protein YIPF6 isoform X1, with protein sequence MDTRANDAISTRAARADEAVNPSPRRISRSRDSGAKMAEAEESRAGGAAKPLFAGLSDVSISEDIPVEGEITVPVGSHSPDEDYSTLDEPVKDTIMRDLKAVGKKFVHVMYPKKSSALLRDWDLWGPLVLCVSLALMLQGGSADSKEDGGPQFAEVFVIIWFGAVVITLNSKLLGGTISFFQSLCVLGYCVLPLTVAMLVCRLVLLASSGTVSFIVRLVVVMAMFGWSTLASTAFLADSQPPNRKALVVYPIFLFYFVISWMILTFTPQ encoded by the exons ATGGATACTCGGGCGAATGACGCAATCTCCACGCGCGCTGCGCGGGCCGATGAGGCGGTGAATCCGTCTCCACGTCGCATCAGCCGCAGCCGGGATAGCGGGGCCAAGATGGCGGAGGCAgaagagagcagggctgggggagccgcGAAACCGCTG TTTGCAGGTCTCTCAGATGTGTCAATATCAGAAGATATTCCAGTGGAAGGGGAGATCACAGTTCCTGTTGGATCTCACTCTCCTGATGAAGACTACTCCACATTGGATGAACCAGTTAAGGATACTATT ATGCGAGATCTAAAGGCAGTTGGAAAGAAATTTGTGCATGTCATGTATCCCAAAAAGAGCAGCGCGCTCCTCAGAGACT GGGATCTTTGGGGTCCTTTGGTGCTGTGTGTGTCACTTGCATT GATGCTTCAGGGAGGGTCAGCAGACAGTAAAGAAGATGGGGGTCCCCAGTTTGCCGAGGTCTTTGTTATCATCTGGTTTGGAGCAGTTGTCATTACACTAAACTCAAAACTGCTTGGAGGAACCAT ATCTTTTTTTCAGAGCCTTTGTGTCCTGGGTTACTGtgtcctgcctctgacagtggctatGCTCGTGTGCAGGCTGGTACTACTAGCAAGCTCGGGGACTGTCAGCTTCATTGTGCGACTTGTTGTAGTGATGGCTATGTTTGGCTGGTCAACCCTAG CATCCACAGCCTTTCTGGCAGACAGCCAGCCTCCAAATCGCAAAGCTCTTGTTGTTTATCCCATCTTCCTCTTCTACTTTGTTATCAGCTGGATGATTCTCACCTTTACACCTCAGTGA